A single genomic interval of Scylla paramamosain isolate STU-SP2022 chromosome 12, ASM3559412v1, whole genome shotgun sequence harbors:
- the LOC135105642 gene encoding glycosylphosphatidylinositol anchor attachment 1 protein-like, which produces MGLLTDPGMDRSPLPALLERHHRPLCVCLYVCGCLWFLSLAHNALNHGTYFSENALLPGLVQGDFQGDSEALHYLQSLQEEAESHPSSMPHSWLVGQFTQLGLDTFTHSFTLQYPMGRGKNFTGRNVYAILRASRGSGTEALVVTAPYRPPAALLPGTAPSIALMLAMAKFFSRQVYWAKDIIFLVTEHEQLGAQAWLEAYHSPQPLFPSQPNPASPSLSLLLSGDLEGRAGAIQAGINLEVHSAEVTHLDVKLEGLNGQLPNLDLVNLIHRLCQRENVPHTFKNRADHPRPESMEGWRHQLTTLLSMVTSQASGVPTGNHGLFHRYGVAAVTISGSGREAGGGVGVPIRARSISLQQVGRVLEGVCRSLNNLLEKFHQSFFFYLLPATNRYISIGVYMPPFGLIAGGVLVKALALWYKTSCADDSGKGRHSLLQWAPVVVGTHATCFLLMTCPPTLTRLGLAFDLTPEDSVGLGLTACCVALLLVAVGAARSMKEAGIWEVLKICVLLELGVLLFAGAVYNFSLALLVAVIYTPTALLASPSTARIPHLLKSLLLLLVHPLALLFGAVLLDTNTHFPEASPLRLLWRTVTGSKRALMYSVVDSLVYSNWVFDVGALCLLPLWCLLWLIVHLHVDVCVSQQAGQQTPQPQLGEGTVKESKSKSE; this is translated from the exons ATGGGACTGCTGACAGACCCTGGAATGGACCGCTCCCCGCTGCCGGCCCTGCTGGAAAGACACCACCGGCcgctgtgtgtttgtctgtacgTCTGTGGCTGTCTATGGTTCTTGTCGCTGGCCCATAATGCCCTGAACCATG GTACCTATTTCTCGGAGAATGCGTTGCTGCCTGGTTTGGTTCAGGGTGACTTTCAGGGTGACTCGGAGGCACTGCACTACTTGCAG AGTCTGCAGGAGGAAGCGGAGAGTCACCCGTCATCCATGCCTCACTCATGGTTGGTGGGACAGTTCACCCAGTTAGGCCTGGACACCTTCACCCATTCCTTCACCCTACAGTACCCTATGGGACGAGGCAAG AACTTCACGGGCCGCAATGTGTATGCCATCCTTAGGGCCTCTCGGGGCAGTGGTACTGAGGCGTTGGTGGTGACGGCTCCCTACAGGCCCCCTGCAGCACTGCTCCCTGGCACTGCACCATCAATTGCCCTCATGCTGGCTATGGCGAAGTTTTTTtcta GGCAAGTCTATTGGGCCAAAGACATAATATTCCTGGTGACCGAACATGAACAGTTGGGAGCACAGGCATGGTTGGAAGCATACCACAGCCCCcaacctctcttcccctcccagcccaacccagcctctcccagcttgTCCCTGCTGCTCTCGGGGGACTTGGAGGGACGTGCGGGAGCTATACAA GCAGGCATCAACCTTGAGGTGCACAGTGCGGAAGTGACCCACCTTGATGTAAAGCTGGAGGGACTCAATGGACAGCTACCCAACCTGGACCTGGTCAACCTCATCCACCGCCTGTGTCAGCGTGAGAATGTGCCCCACACCTTCAAGAATAGG GCTGACCACCCACGACCTGAGAGCATGGAGGGTTGGCGGCACCAGTTGACCACCCTGCTGTCCATGGTGACCTCACAGGCATCCGGCGTGCCCACTGGGAACCATGGTCTCTTCCACAG GTATGGTGTGGCAGCAGTGACCATCTCTGGGTCAGGTCGTGAGGCTGGCGGGGGAGTGGGAGTGCCAATTCGTGCCAGGTCAATCAGCCTTCAGCAGGTTGGTCGAGTGCTGGAGGGAGTCTGCAGGTCACTTAATAACCTGCTTGAGAAGTTTCAccaatccttcttcttctacctgcTGCCTGCTACCAATAGATACATTTCCATTG GGGTATACATGCCCCCCTTCGGCCTCATCGCAGGTGGGGTGCTGGTTAAGGCACTGGCGCTGTGGTACAAGACTAGCTGTGCTGACGACTCTGGCAAG GGCCGTCATAGCCTGTTGCAGTGGGCACCAGTAGTAGTGGGCACCCACGCGACCTGCTTCCTCCTCATGACCTGCCCTCCTACTTTGACCCGACTTGGCTTGGCCTTTGACCTGACCCCCGAGGATAGTGTGGGCCTGGGCCTGACTGCCTGCTGTGTGGCCCTCCTGCTTGTGGCTGTGGGGGCTGCCAG GTCGATGAAAGAGGCCGGCATCTGGGAGGTCCTCAAAATATGTGTTCTACTTGAGTTGGGAGTGCTGCTATTTGCTGGTGCTGTATATAACTTCTCCCTAGCTCTCCTGGTTGCAGTTATATACACACCAACTGCTCTGCTGGCCTCTCCTTCTactgccag AATTCCCCATTTGCTGAAGtcactgctgcttctgcttgtgCATCCCCTGGCACTGTTGTTTGGCGCTGTCCTGcttgacacaaacacacacttccccGAGGCAAGCCCACTCCGTTTGCTCTGGCGGACGGTGACTGGATCCAAACGAGCACTCATGTATAGTGTGGTGGATTCCTTGGTCTATTCCAACTGGGTGTTTGATGTGGGTGCTTTGTGTCTGTTGCCTCTCTGGTGTTTGCTGTGGCTCATTGTTCATCTGCATGTGGATGTTTGTGTCTCACAGCAAGCGGGGCAACAAACACCACAGCCACAGCTGGGAGAGGGCACAGTTAAGgagagtaagagtaagagtGAGTGA